A stretch of Primulina tabacum isolate GXHZ01 chromosome 13, ASM2559414v2, whole genome shotgun sequence DNA encodes these proteins:
- the LOC142523085 gene encoding uncharacterized protein LOC142523085, which translates to MEKFREFVMKLAETCPNAPSNPAQKTVFQFRLNQWFSEHRTPDHPPYSAMIERALRELNENNGSTEDEISQFIVKEYDALPWAHLTLLGHHLGILCKSGDIVLTRSKRYMLAGENTFRTSSTKGKKKKRKRKSRWAWERDGNKKRKTRNQPKGNSVDRIEEHKEADEKLTENDANSEKNQNEGSMAVNDMEHSRDMPQELEINPSEIMNGQTCGAGKEEKQEEGQTNDNQREVSSPERPPGFESIIVQNLSDSEIFLRTCLSSQEQSVVIGESELDLPIDGEKLLDSPREPSVHKLSISENFFEFTKLSEVKRSSEAHEMAVAVQEGNPKSVKVHETVFNTSVASYRRCTNSKHPKEEARWQSGIESASVEDISISKRTERQQRRWSLHSPKAVNIIGPDISPNSVDQLKLSDVEMPQDQREESVSSPNPEQHLLHEKPHCDLLEADVLEAVQSVTIENNPKEIKVYGRRTKT; encoded by the exons ATGGAAAAGTTTCGAGAATTTGTCATGAAACTTGCGGAAACTTGCCCAAATGCGCCATCAAATCCAGCACAAAAAACCGTTTTCCAATTTCGCTTGAACCAGTGGTTTTCTGAGCATAGAACTCCTGATCATCCTCCTTATTCTGCG ATGATAGAAAGGGCTCTTAGAGAGTTGAATGAAAATAATGGTTCTACTGAAGACGAGATATCTCAGTTTATCGTAAAAGAGTATGATGCTTTACCATGGGCACATTTGACATTACTGGGACATCATCTTGGAATACTTTGCAAATCTGGCGATATTGTACTGACTCGGAGCAAGAGATACATGCTTGCTGGGGAAAATACCTTTCGGACATCAAGCACAAAAGGTAAGAAGAAAAAACGTAAGAGAAAATCGAGGTGGGCATGGGAGAGAGATGGAAACAAGAAGCGGAAGACAAGAAATCAACCAAAAGGCAACAGTGTTGATCGTATCGAAGAACATAAGGAAGCTGATGAAAAATTAACTGAAAATGATGCAAACAGTGAAAAGAATCAAAATGAAGGCTCGATGGCAGTTAATGATATGGAACACTCTAGGGATATGCCACAAGAACTTGAAATCAATCCATCAGAAATTATGAATGGTCAAACTTGTGGTGCAGGTAAAGAAGAGAAGCAGGAAGAGGGGCAAACTAACGATAATCAGCGGGAAGTTTCAAGTCCTGAAAGGCCTCCCGGTTTTGAATCGATCATTGTTCAGAATTTATCTGATTCTGAGATTTTCTTGAGAACTTGTCTTTCTTCACAAGAACAAAGCGTTGTGATTGGAGAAAGTGAGCTTGATTTACCCATTGATGGTGAGAAGCTGCTCGATTCGCCTAGAGAACCGTCAGTACACAAATTATCAATATCTGAGAACTTTTTCGAATTTACAAAGCTCTCAGAGGTGAAGCGCTCTTCTGAGGCACATGAAATGGCTGTGGCAGTGCAAGAGGGGAATCCTAAAAGTGTTAAGGTGCATGAGACGGTGTTCAATACGTCAGTTGCTTCTTATAGAAGATGCACAAATTCCAAACATCCTAAAGAGGAAGCAAGGTGGCAATCTGGAATAGAATCAGCATCAGTTGAGGATATCTCTATATCAAAACGTACGGAAAGACAGCAGAGACGTTGGAGCCTTCATTCACCTAAAGCAGTGAATATCATAGGACCGGATATTTCTCCAAATTCCGTTGATCAGTTGAAGCTATCAGATGTGGAAATGCCTCAGGATCAGCGAGAGGAATCTGTCTCATCTCCAAACCCTGAACAGCATTTGCTGCACGAGAAGCCACATTGTGACCTTTTAGAAGCAGATGTTTTGGAAGCAGTACAGTCTGTTACAATTGAGAACAACCCTAAAGAAATAAAGGTATATGGTCGGAGAACAAAGACATGA
- the LOC142521931 gene encoding uncharacterized protein LOC142521931: protein MAREMNDKGMNQLGYSDADYAGCKIGRKSTRGSCQFLGNRLISWFSKKQMYIATLTAEAEYLAAGSCCAQMLWIQQQLKDYGIQTAESPIFCDNTSAIAITYNHLLESPTLLLFQRATKLKGIKIAEPEITSSFSGIPLLHPTGKKKKILLEEPPQNNSIHTAIVLINERDQPFSSSSMPTNSLPSEVPVETAMTCTAVNTLPVDEIIMPKDVPITEKFCHQDEPGFSPASHKIHEEDASA, encoded by the exons ATGGCGAGGGAGATGAACGACAAGGGAATGAATCAATTAG GTTATTCAGACGCAGATTACGCTGGTTGTAAAATTGGCCGGAAAAGCACAAGAGGATCATGTCAGTTCTTGGGCAATAGACTAATATCTTGGTTCAGTAAGAAACAAATGTATATTGCTACATTAACCGCTGAAGCAGAGTACCTTGCAGCTGGAAGTTGCTGCGCTCAAATGCTATGGATACAACAGCAGCTCAAAGATTATGGAATTCAAACTGCCGAATCTCCTATATTCTGTGACAACACTAGTGCAATAGCCATTACATACAACCAT CTGCTGGAATCACCAACTTTACTACTCTTCCAGAGGGCAACAAAACTCAAAGGGATCAAGATTGCTGAAccagaaatcacatcctccttCTCAGGCATTCCTCTCCTTCACCCGAcaggaaagaagaagaaaattctGCTCGAGGAGCCACCGCAGAACAATTCCATTCATACTGCCATTGTCCTGATCAACGAACGA GATCAACCATTTTCATCCTCTTCTATGCCCACTAATTCTCTACCTTCAGAGGTACCGGTTGAAACTGCTATGACCTGTACTGCAGTCAACACCCTGCCAGTTGATGAAATCATTATGCCAAAGGATGTTCCCATTACTGAGAAATTCTGCCACCAAGATGAACCGGGCTTCTCGCCAGCTTCTCACAAGATTCATGAGGAAGATGCATCTGCTTAA